Proteins encoded together in one Chryseobacterium sp. G0201 window:
- a CDS encoding DinB family protein encodes MIKNALLGEFLHEAENTRKILKAIPDSALDFKPSEINWTTAELASHIAEVYNWYEVTFNQDVFDMGTYQYDKGDISMTENIVAKFEENVLKAQQAIENWDESTMMNEWKMEMEGNSILPPMPKIQVIRSFLFNHLYHHRGELVVYLRSTGNKVPGLYGPTADDKM; translated from the coding sequence ATGATTAAAAATGCCCTTCTGGGTGAATTTTTGCATGAAGCAGAAAACACCAGAAAAATTTTAAAAGCGATTCCGGACAGTGCTTTAGATTTTAAACCATCTGAAATTAACTGGACAACAGCTGAATTGGCTTCTCATATTGCTGAAGTTTATAATTGGTACGAAGTAACTTTCAATCAGGATGTTTTTGATATGGGAACATATCAATACGACAAAGGTGATATTTCTATGACAGAAAATATTGTAGCCAAGTTCGAAGAAAATGTACTCAAAGCTCAGCAGGCTATTGAAAATTGGGACGAAAGTACCATGATGAATGAATGGAAAATGGAAATGGAAGGAAATTCAATCTTACCTCCTATGCCAAAAATTCAGGTAATTCGTTCGTTTTTATTTAATCATTTGTATCATCATAGAGGTGAGCTAGTAGTTTATTTAAGATCTACAGGAAATAAAGTTCCGGGATTGTATGGACCAACTGCTGACGATAAAATGTAA